One stretch of Planococcus sp. PAMC 21323 DNA includes these proteins:
- a CDS encoding IDEAL domain-containing protein, producing the protein MGTNKTILKISDWVKGKSRHDELIIGFIDSLDILKEAVNVTVVESDNEEMIGMTIPMSIHQVDSIPESANKDVAQLSFLIDLALATDDKEWFQELSSQLNEKKQAIN; encoded by the coding sequence ATGGGTACGAATAAAACGATTTTAAAAATAAGTGATTGGGTAAAAGGGAAGTCACGCCATGACGAATTGATCATTGGGTTCATCGATTCCTTAGATATTCTTAAAGAAGCTGTCAATGTAACGGTTGTAGAAAGTGACAATGAGGAAATGATTGGCATGACCATTCCAATGTCTATACATCAAGTTGATAGTATTCCAGAATCCGCAAATAAAGATGTAGCACAACTTAGTTTCTTGATTGATTTGGCACTAGCCACTGATGATAAAGAGTGGTTTCAGGAGCTTTCGTCTCAACTAAATGAAAAAAAGCAAGCTATTAACTAA
- a CDS encoding ketoacyl-ACP synthase III gives MNTSRARITAIGSYVPEKKLTNHDLEKLVETNDEWIVQRTGIKERRMALATEFTSDISVKAVENLVERFGMSLDDVDMIIACTMTPDFKTPSVSALVQAKLGIKNTGAIDLNAACSGFAYGLHIANGLITSGLNKKILVIGAETFSKILDYSDRSTCILFGDGGGAVLVEFDEENPSFIESHMGTNGELAHNLYCTDLSQQMFGNELAVNGFVNQNGREVYKWAVNTVPKGVVALLEKAQYETKDVDWFIPHSANLRIIESICNRTGLSLGQTIYSLEYYGNTSAASIPLSLVKGLEEGKLKPNDTLLLYGFGGGLTHAGMLIKWSI, from the coding sequence CTGAACACTTCAAGAGCTCGAATTACAGCTATCGGTTCATATGTACCTGAAAAGAAGCTGACAAATCACGATTTAGAAAAATTAGTGGAAACAAATGATGAATGGATCGTCCAACGGACTGGTATAAAAGAACGTAGAATGGCTCTTGCTACTGAATTTACGAGTGATATTAGTGTGAAAGCTGTGGAAAATTTAGTAGAGCGCTTTGGTATGTCATTAGATGATGTAGATATGATTATCGCCTGTACAATGACACCTGATTTTAAAACGCCGAGTGTTTCTGCTCTTGTTCAAGCAAAACTTGGCATTAAAAATACGGGGGCGATTGATTTAAATGCAGCTTGCTCTGGATTTGCATACGGACTTCATATTGCAAATGGCCTAATTACTTCAGGATTAAACAAAAAGATTTTAGTCATAGGAGCAGAAACCTTTTCTAAAATTTTGGATTATAGTGATCGTTCAACATGCATCTTATTTGGGGACGGCGGGGGAGCTGTTCTTGTAGAATTTGATGAAGAAAATCCAAGTTTTATTGAGTCGCATATGGGTACTAATGGAGAACTGGCTCATAATCTTTACTGTACAGATCTTTCCCAACAAATGTTTGGAAATGAATTGGCGGTAAATGGTTTCGTCAATCAAAACGGACGTGAAGTTTATAAATGGGCTGTGAATACCGTTCCTAAAGGAGTGGTAGCATTATTAGAAAAGGCTCAATACGAGACAAAGGATGTAGACTGGTTTATACCACATAGTGCTAACCTTCGAATTATTGAATCGATTTGCAATAGAACTGGACTTTCACTTGGACAAACAATTTATAGTCTCGAGTATTATGGTAATACTTCAGCAGCCTCAATTCCGTTATCATTGGTTAAAGGTTTAGAAGAAGGTAAGCTTAAGCCGAATGATACATTGCTTCTCTACGGATTTGGCGGAGGCTTAACGCACGCTGGAATGTTAATCAAATGGTCGATATAA
- a CDS encoding GDSL-type esterase/lipase family protein has protein sequence MKKLLKMLIVAVLLVFSLGAPSVLAENNQGKESLVALGDSITFGYNLNQKNNHPAKAAFPYLIGDDANLRVRNLGVAGWQTEDLLATLNTSKKYQKAIQHADYITLTIGGNDLVEILKEANVESGGNPQQFQQLIQQKLATSPAFDNLAASIQKIRFLSHAPIILYNIYNPFQVTDPLHYVVAPYLPQINAAFTGIAANFNDVTVVDAYSAFNNHQSEFVTPQDIHPTNAGQQKLAEIGLEVLYYEYIAH, from the coding sequence GTGAAGAAACTTTTGAAAATGCTCATTGTTGCTGTTTTGCTCGTTTTTTCTCTTGGGGCTCCATCCGTTTTAGCTGAAAATAATCAAGGTAAAGAATCTCTCGTCGCATTGGGTGATTCTATAACTTTTGGTTATAATTTGAACCAAAAAAATAATCATCCTGCTAAAGCTGCATTTCCCTATCTAATCGGCGATGATGCCAATTTACGTGTACGTAACCTAGGAGTTGCAGGTTGGCAAACGGAGGATCTACTCGCTACATTAAACACCAGCAAAAAGTATCAGAAAGCTATTCAACATGCTGATTACATTACGCTGACAATCGGCGGAAACGATTTAGTAGAAATTTTAAAAGAAGCTAACGTTGAAAGTGGAGGAAATCCTCAGCAGTTTCAACAATTAATTCAACAAAAACTGGCTACTAGTCCCGCTTTTGATAATCTTGCTGCTAGCATTCAAAAAATACGTTTTCTCTCACATGCCCCAATTATTCTGTACAATATTTATAATCCATTCCAAGTAACTGATCCACTGCATTATGTAGTAGCTCCTTACTTACCACAAATCAACGCTGCTTTCACAGGGATAGCGGCTAACTTTAATGACGTTACCGTAGTTGACGCCTATAGTGCTTTTAATAATCACCAGTCTGAATTTGTCACTCCGCAAGATATTCATCCTACAAATGCTGGACAGCAAAAGCTTGCTGAAATCGGCTTGGAAGTTCTTTACTACGAATATATTGCTCACTGA
- a CDS encoding Bax inhibitor-1/YccA family protein: protein MRSGNPSLKTETFENFKGTATGQSMTIQGTVNKTFILLLLLLVTFVYSWNQFVTSPSGVLPLLLVGAIGGLIAGLITIFVPKVSPFTAPIYALLEGLFLGAVSAQYEVQYGGIVFQAVLITIGVLLSLLLVYKSGLIKVTQNFRLGVAAATGAIFLVYVISFIGGFFGFEIPFLHDSSPIGIGISVIIVIVAALNLVLDFDFIENAAEKQVPKYFEWYGAFGLLVTLVWLYLEILRLLSKIRSR, encoded by the coding sequence TTGAGAAGTGGAAATCCAAGTTTAAAGACCGAAACGTTCGAAAATTTTAAAGGTACTGCGACTGGTCAAAGTATGACCATCCAAGGCACTGTCAACAAAACATTTATCCTTCTCTTACTGCTGCTCGTGACGTTTGTCTATTCCTGGAATCAATTTGTCACTAGTCCTAGTGGTGTACTGCCCTTACTTCTCGTAGGTGCGATTGGTGGACTAATTGCAGGATTGATTACGATTTTTGTGCCTAAAGTGTCGCCATTTACAGCGCCCATCTATGCGTTGTTAGAAGGTTTGTTCCTTGGGGCAGTCTCTGCGCAATACGAAGTTCAGTACGGCGGAATTGTCTTTCAAGCTGTTCTCATTACGATAGGCGTACTACTAAGTTTATTGCTTGTTTATAAGTCAGGTCTGATCAAAGTTACGCAAAACTTTAGACTCGGTGTTGCGGCAGCTACTGGTGCTATTTTCTTGGTTTATGTGATTTCGTTTATTGGCGGATTTTTTGGCTTTGAAATTCCGTTCCTTCACGATTCTTCACCTATAGGCATTGGGATTAGCGTAATTATCGTTATTGTAGCTGCGCTGAATTTGGTTTTGGATTTTGACTTTATTGAAAATGCTGCTGAAAAGCAAGTTCCAAAATACTTTGAGTGGTATGGTGCTTTCGGTTTGCTTGTCACATTGGTTTGGTTGTATCTTGAAATTCTTCGGTTGTTATCGAAAATTCGTAGTAGATAA